The Xanthobacter flavus genome includes a window with the following:
- a CDS encoding LysR family transcriptional regulator: MDQLAAMRAFTRVVETGSFTRSADLLRMPKATLTKHIQTLEAHLQTRLLNRTTRRVTVTPDGAAYYERALAILHDIDELDGSLSSAQAVPRGKLRIDISPSLATQLLMPALPDFVDRYPDIAVDVGCTDRPVDLLSENVDCVIRVGEIRDPNLVARRIGVLRFVLAASPGYLARYGVPKHPLDFEETHKLVRYFSQQSGRYHPFDFTRGDEVVELTGRYNVATNDGNAYIAAALAGMGAIMSPTFQVEEHLASGALVPILPDWEAGEMPIHVVYPPSRHLTSRLRVFVDWVAELFARSEVTRRRAA, from the coding sequence CTCCTGCGGATGCCCAAGGCGACGCTCACCAAGCATATCCAGACGCTTGAGGCGCACCTGCAGACCCGCCTCCTCAACCGCACCACGCGGCGGGTGACGGTGACGCCGGACGGGGCGGCCTATTACGAGCGGGCGCTCGCCATCCTCCACGACATCGATGAGCTCGACGGTTCGCTCTCCTCGGCGCAGGCGGTCCCGCGCGGAAAGCTGCGCATCGACATCTCGCCCTCGCTCGCGACGCAACTGCTGATGCCGGCGTTGCCGGATTTCGTCGACCGCTATCCCGACATCGCCGTGGACGTGGGCTGCACCGACCGGCCGGTCGACCTTCTAAGCGAGAATGTGGACTGCGTTATCCGCGTTGGCGAAATTCGGGATCCGAACCTCGTGGCGCGGCGCATTGGCGTGCTGCGCTTCGTCTTGGCCGCGTCGCCCGGCTATCTCGCGCGTTACGGCGTCCCGAAGCATCCTCTCGACTTCGAGGAGACGCACAAGCTCGTCCGCTATTTCAGCCAGCAGAGCGGGCGCTACCACCCCTTCGATTTCACCCGTGGCGACGAGGTGGTGGAACTGACCGGGCGCTACAACGTCGCTACCAATGACGGCAACGCCTATATCGCGGCGGCGTTGGCCGGCATGGGCGCGATCATGTCGCCCACCTTCCAGGTGGAGGAGCACCTCGCCTCCGGGGCGCTGGTGCCCATCCTGCCGGACTGGGAGGCGGGCGAGATGCCCATCCATGTGGTCTATCCGCCCAGCCGCCACCTCACCAGCCGGCTGCGCGTGTTCGTGGACTGGGTGGCCGAACTCTTCGCCCGCTCCGAGGTCACGCGCCGCCGCGCGGCGTGA
- a CDS encoding sulfite oxidase-like oxidoreductase, with protein sequence MSEDALPPDTKLTTTKQRWAEEGRFLTGRIARPDAERLPPGQHLVRDWPVLDLGLQPVVTRESFRLDVTGAVETTLSLDWAAFSALPQSRSLSDIHCVTTWSRYDNTWEGVLTRDLLEAVRPAPHAAAVMLHSYDGYTTNLLLADFAAEDALIAHSWDGRPLTQEHGAPARLVVPHLYFWKSAKWIKAIEFIARDKAGFWEERGYHMRGDPWAEQRYSDD encoded by the coding sequence ATGAGCGAAGACGCGCTTCCGCCCGACACCAAGCTCACCACCACCAAGCAACGCTGGGCCGAGGAAGGCCGCTTCCTCACCGGCCGCATCGCCCGCCCGGATGCCGAGCGCCTGCCGCCCGGCCAGCATCTGGTGCGCGACTGGCCGGTGCTCGACCTCGGGCTCCAGCCGGTGGTGACGCGCGAATCCTTCCGCCTCGACGTCACCGGCGCGGTGGAGACCACCCTCTCCCTCGACTGGGCCGCCTTCTCGGCGCTGCCGCAGAGCCGCAGCCTCAGCGACATCCACTGCGTCACCACCTGGTCGCGCTATGACAATACCTGGGAGGGCGTGCTCACCCGCGACCTGCTGGAAGCCGTGCGTCCCGCCCCCCACGCGGCGGCGGTGATGCTGCACAGCTATGACGGCTACACCACCAACCTGCTGCTGGCCGACTTCGCCGCCGAGGACGCCCTCATCGCTCACAGCTGGGACGGCCGCCCGCTGACGCAGGAGCACGGCGCGCCCGCGCGCCTCGTGGTGCCGCACCTCTACTTCTGGAAAAGCGCCAAGTGGATCAAGGCGATCGAGTTCATCGCCCGCGACAAGGCCGGCTTCTGGGAAGAGCGCGGCTACCACATGCGCGGCGACCCATGGGCCGAGCAGCGCTATTCGGACGATTGA
- the murB gene encoding UDP-N-acetylmuramate dehydrogenase, whose protein sequence is MSMAETSGAAPAAFPDLLPALRPLLPELRGTLTANAPLSDFTWFRVGGPAQLLFLPADADDLAYLLSHIPADLPVTVIGLGSNLIVRDGGVPGVVIRLGRGFTDVAVEGTRIVAGAGVPDVKVARAAADAGLAGFSFLRGIPGAIGGALHMNGGAYGGETKDVLVEAEGVTRAGAKVRFTNAEMGFTYRHCGVPDDVIFTRATFEGRPGDPAEIAAEMAKITESREATQPIKSRTGGSTFKNPPGTSAWKLVDAAGCRGLTIGRAQVSELHTNFLINLGGATASEIEGLGEEVRRRVKETSGVTLEWEIKRIGLPLSPA, encoded by the coding sequence ATGAGCATGGCCGAGACCAGCGGGGCGGCCCCCGCCGCATTCCCTGATCTTCTACCCGCCTTGCGGCCGCTCCTGCCGGAGCTGCGCGGCACGCTCACCGCCAATGCGCCGCTCTCCGACTTCACCTGGTTCCGCGTCGGCGGCCCGGCCCAGCTCCTGTTCCTGCCGGCCGATGCCGACGACCTCGCCTATCTCCTGTCGCATATCCCGGCCGATCTTCCGGTGACGGTGATCGGCCTCGGCTCCAACCTCATCGTGCGTGACGGCGGCGTGCCCGGCGTGGTGATCCGCCTCGGCCGCGGCTTCACCGATGTCGCGGTCGAAGGCACGCGCATCGTCGCGGGCGCTGGCGTGCCGGACGTGAAGGTCGCTCGCGCGGCGGCGGATGCGGGACTTGCCGGCTTCTCCTTCCTGCGCGGCATCCCGGGCGCCATCGGCGGCGCGCTGCACATGAACGGCGGCGCCTACGGCGGCGAGACCAAGGACGTGCTGGTGGAGGCCGAGGGCGTCACCCGCGCCGGCGCCAAGGTGCGCTTCACCAACGCCGAGATGGGCTTCACCTACCGCCATTGCGGCGTGCCGGACGACGTGATCTTCACCCGCGCCACCTTCGAAGGCCGCCCTGGCGACCCGGCCGAGATCGCGGCCGAGATGGCCAAGATCACCGAGAGCCGGGAGGCGACCCAGCCCATCAAGAGCCGCACCGGCGGCTCCACCTTCAAGAACCCGCCCGGCACCAGCGCCTGGAAGCTGGTGGACGCCGCCGGCTGCCGGGGCCTCACCATCGGCCGCGCGCAGGTGTCGGAGCTGCACACCAATTTCCTCATCAACCTCGGCGGCGCCACGGCGTCCGAGATCGAGGGGCTGGGCGAGGAGGTGCGGCGGCGGGTGAAGGAGACGTCCGGCGTGACGCTGGAGTGGGAGATCAAGAGGATCGGGCTTCCCCTCTCTCCCGCCTGA
- a CDS encoding D-alanine--D-alanine ligase produces the protein MTSMAKHVAVLMGGWSSEREVSLNSGAACAAALEGAGYRVTPVDVGRDVAEVLARLKPDVVFNVLHGAPGEDGTIQGILEILRIPYSHSGVLASALAMDKAQARIMLAAAGVPVAKGGIVSRAEAAKAHVMAPPYVLKPNAGGSSVGVFIVREDQAHPPQELTREDWPHGENLLVEEFIAGLELTCAVMGDKVFDVIEIESTQAFYDYESKYAPGGSRHILPARILPEIYQRVQMLSLMAHRALGCRGVSRSDFRFDPSKGDASGLVCLEVNTQPGMTQTSLVPELAAHAGISFGELVTWMVEDASLDR, from the coding sequence ATGACGTCGATGGCGAAACACGTCGCGGTGCTGATGGGCGGCTGGTCCTCCGAGCGGGAAGTCTCGCTCAATTCGGGCGCCGCCTGCGCCGCCGCGCTGGAAGGGGCCGGCTACCGCGTGACGCCGGTGGACGTGGGCCGCGATGTCGCCGAGGTACTGGCCCGCCTCAAGCCGGACGTGGTGTTCAACGTGCTGCACGGCGCGCCGGGCGAGGACGGCACCATCCAGGGCATCCTCGAAATCCTGCGCATCCCCTACAGCCATTCCGGCGTGCTCGCCTCGGCGCTGGCCATGGACAAGGCGCAGGCGCGCATCATGCTGGCCGCGGCCGGCGTGCCGGTGGCGAAGGGCGGGATCGTCAGCCGCGCCGAGGCGGCGAAGGCGCATGTGATGGCGCCGCCCTATGTGCTGAAGCCCAATGCGGGCGGCTCCAGCGTCGGCGTGTTCATCGTGCGCGAGGATCAGGCCCACCCGCCGCAGGAACTCACGCGCGAGGACTGGCCCCACGGAGAAAATCTTCTTGTGGAGGAATTCATTGCCGGGCTCGAGCTGACCTGCGCCGTGATGGGCGACAAGGTCTTTGATGTCATTGAAATTGAATCGACCCAGGCGTTTTACGATTACGAAAGCAAGTATGCACCGGGAGGATCACGCCACATCCTTCCCGCGCGTATTTTACCCGAAATTTACCAACGGGTGCAGATGTTAAGCCTCATGGCACACCGAGCTCTCGGGTGCCGGGGGGTGTCGCGGAGCGATTTTCGCTTCGATCCATCGAAGGGCGATGCCTCCGGCCTCGTCTGTCTCGAGGTCAACACCCAGCCTGGCATGACGCAGACGTCTCTGGTGCCGGAACTGGCCGCTCACGCGGGCATCTCATTCGGCGAGCTTGTGACATGGATGGTGGAGGACGCGTCGCTGGATCGCTAG
- a CDS encoding cell division protein FtsQ/DivIB, producing MSTSRLGRRSASLLAIAVIGGFSAYGTVLGGHVEEAKTIALDVADAAGNVAGFKVKEVNISGHNHVTPAQILETAGIKSSTSILFLNADEMRTRLEAMPWIASASVRKFYPDRIEIAVSERQAYALWQINGELKVIARDGIPIAPYSDDPRYVQLPIVVGEGAQNHVGEIVDVLARLPALKEQVRAAIFVAERRWTLKTRNGIDVRLPEQNLEAALVSLMDLDREKKLLSRDITIVDLRLPDRVVVRQSEAAAAARAEMLKARAKAKKGGPA from the coding sequence ATGTCCACTTCGCGCCTCGGCCGGCGCAGCGCCAGCCTGCTCGCCATCGCGGTGATCGGCGGCTTCTCCGCCTACGGTACCGTGCTCGGCGGCCATGTGGAGGAGGCGAAGACCATCGCCCTCGACGTGGCCGACGCGGCGGGCAACGTGGCCGGCTTCAAGGTGAAGGAAGTCAACATCTCCGGGCACAATCACGTCACCCCGGCGCAGATCCTGGAGACGGCGGGCATCAAGTCCTCCACCTCCATCCTCTTCCTGAACGCGGATGAGATGCGCACGCGCCTCGAGGCGATGCCCTGGATCGCCAGCGCCAGCGTGCGCAAATTCTATCCCGACCGGATCGAGATCGCGGTCTCCGAGCGCCAGGCCTATGCGCTGTGGCAGATCAACGGCGAGCTCAAGGTGATCGCCCGCGACGGCATCCCCATCGCGCCCTATTCGGACGATCCGCGCTACGTGCAACTGCCCATCGTGGTGGGCGAGGGGGCGCAGAACCATGTGGGCGAGATCGTCGACGTGCTCGCGCGCCTGCCGGCGCTGAAGGAGCAGGTGCGCGCTGCCATCTTCGTCGCCGAGCGGCGCTGGACGCTGAAGACGCGCAACGGCATCGACGTGCGCCTGCCGGAACAGAATCTGGAGGCGGCGCTCGTCTCGCTGATGGATCTCGACCGCGAGAAGAAACTGCTCAGCCGCGACATCACCATCGTGGATCTGCGCCTGCCGGATCGCGTGGTGGTGCGGCAGTCCGAAGCTGCCGCCGCCGCCCGCGCCGAAATGCTCAAGGCCCGCGCCAAGGCAAAGAAGGGAGGCCCCGCATGA
- the ftsA gene encoding cell division protein FtsA, whose product MRGRLAQGFAPKMRPLPPKKGGIVGVLDIGTSKVVCAIARLKPRGASDVLTRRTHAIDVLGIGHTRAHGIKGGAVVDMAKAELAIRQAVDMAERASGVQIASVVVGVSGGRLASQHYEAAVRLSAPAVEEFDIRRVLEAASTYAVGDGRAVMHALPVGYSLDGRRGIGEPCGMLGRELGADMHVITADLTALKNLVLCVERCHLSIEAMVAAPYAAALSSLTDDEMELGVTLIDMGAGTTTFSIVASGHCLYVDGVALGGQHITNDVARGMPARLADAERLKALHGAVVAVSSDDHDMLTVPPLSGDSRDQPHMVPKSRLVTIVRPRAEEIVELLRDRLRASGHAGDAGRRIVLTGGAAQLQGLADLVARVIGPQVRIGRPLGVSRLPEAARGAAFAVTAGLLVYPQVAGLEHFEPRRRQAAVGEGPGYFGRVGRWLKDSF is encoded by the coding sequence ATGAGGGGACGGCTCGCCCAGGGCTTCGCACCGAAGATGCGCCCGCTGCCGCCGAAGAAGGGCGGCATCGTCGGGGTGCTGGACATCGGCACCAGCAAGGTGGTCTGCGCCATCGCCCGCCTGAAGCCGCGCGGCGCCTCCGACGTGCTGACGCGGCGCACCCACGCCATCGACGTGCTCGGCATCGGCCACACCCGCGCCCACGGCATCAAGGGCGGCGCGGTGGTGGACATGGCCAAGGCGGAACTTGCCATCCGCCAGGCGGTGGACATGGCCGAGCGCGCCTCGGGCGTGCAGATCGCCTCCGTGGTGGTCGGCGTCTCCGGCGGCCGGCTCGCCTCGCAGCATTACGAGGCGGCTGTGCGCCTCTCCGCCCCGGCGGTGGAGGAATTCGACATCCGCCGCGTGCTGGAGGCCGCCTCCACATATGCGGTGGGCGACGGCCGCGCCGTGATGCACGCGCTCCCCGTGGGCTATTCGCTGGACGGCCGCAGGGGCATCGGCGAGCCGTGCGGCATGCTCGGCCGCGAGCTTGGCGCCGACATGCACGTCATCACCGCCGACCTCACCGCGCTGAAGAATCTCGTGCTGTGCGTGGAGCGCTGCCATCTCTCCATCGAGGCCATGGTGGCGGCGCCCTATGCGGCGGCGCTCTCCTCGCTGACCGACGACGAGATGGAGCTGGGCGTCACGCTCATCGACATGGGCGCCGGCACCACCACCTTCTCCATCGTCGCCAGCGGGCACTGCCTCTATGTGGACGGCGTGGCGCTGGGTGGCCAGCACATCACCAACGATGTCGCCCGCGGCATGCCCGCGCGCCTCGCCGATGCCGAGCGCCTGAAGGCGCTGCACGGTGCCGTGGTGGCGGTCTCCTCCGACGATCACGACATGCTGACCGTGCCGCCCCTGTCGGGTGATTCGCGCGACCAGCCGCACATGGTCCCGAAGTCCCGTCTGGTCACCATCGTGCGGCCGCGGGCGGAGGAAATCGTCGAACTGTTGCGCGATCGCCTCAGGGCCTCCGGCCATGCCGGGGATGCCGGCCGGCGCATCGTGCTCACCGGCGGCGCGGCGCAGCTTCAGGGGCTTGCGGATCTGGTGGCGCGGGTCATCGGCCCGCAGGTGCGAATCGGCCGCCCGCTTGGGGTTTCCCGTCTTCCGGAGGCGGCGCGCGGCGCGGCCTTCGCGGTGACGGCAGGTCTTCTCGTCTATCCGCAGGTGGCAGGGCTCGAACATTTCGAGCCGCGCCGGCGGCAGGCGGCAGTGGGCGAGGGACCGGGCTATTTCGGTCGCGTCGGCCGCTGGCTGAAGGACAGCTTTTAG
- the ftsZ gene encoding cell division protein FtsZ, which yields MTINLQMPDIRELRPRITVFGVGGAGGNAVNNMITSGLHGVEFVVANTDAQALALTKAERVVQMGVAVTEGLGAGSQPEVGRAAAEEVIDEIRDHLSGSHMVFITAGMGGGTGTGAAPVVARAARELGILTVGVVTKPFHFEGQRRMRVAEHGISELQKSVDTLIVIPNQNLFRVANEKTTFADAFAMADQVLYSGVACITDLMVKEGLINLDFADVRAVMRDMGKAMMGTGEASGDKRAIQAAEAAIANPLLDETSMRGAGGLLISITGGKDMTLFEVDEAATRIREEVDPDANIILGATFDEMLDGIIRVSVVATGIDPAVIPEQLQPVADRFPELAGRKISNAGRAAVEATREAQIRSAVAAIQAEDLIAMEDAAQKAQAPQGYAPQAPQGYASQAYAPQTQQAPAERAVAIDDVTIRTAPPKPTYFAEPEPAPQPAPMVEDEFAPYIPPAGQRPRSPRMPRVDELPLPAQNQIRAQRGEPPVEQAQPDKKRMTLLQRLAHVGRREEPEPEPARREQPSMRAPERRPEQQRPDPRAESRGEPRDARPTMPSRGGEPPVSEFAKRPPMRPAAEVPSRPGPHHDDDQLEIPAFLRRQAN from the coding sequence ATGACGATCAACCTTCAGATGCCCGACATTCGTGAGCTTCGTCCCCGGATCACGGTGTTCGGTGTGGGCGGCGCCGGTGGCAACGCCGTTAACAACATGATCACCTCCGGGCTCCACGGCGTGGAGTTCGTGGTGGCGAACACCGATGCCCAGGCCCTCGCCCTGACCAAGGCCGAGCGCGTGGTGCAGATGGGCGTCGCGGTGACCGAGGGTCTCGGCGCCGGCTCCCAGCCGGAGGTCGGCCGCGCCGCCGCCGAGGAAGTCATCGACGAGATCCGCGATCACCTGTCCGGCTCGCACATGGTCTTCATCACCGCCGGCATGGGCGGTGGGACCGGCACCGGCGCCGCCCCCGTGGTGGCCCGCGCGGCCCGCGAGCTCGGCATCCTGACCGTCGGCGTCGTGACCAAGCCCTTCCACTTCGAGGGCCAGCGCCGCATGCGCGTCGCCGAGCACGGCATCAGCGAGCTGCAGAAGAGCGTCGACACCCTCATCGTCATCCCGAACCAGAACCTGTTCCGCGTGGCGAACGAGAAGACCACCTTCGCCGACGCCTTCGCCATGGCCGACCAGGTGCTCTATTCGGGCGTCGCCTGCATCACCGACCTGATGGTGAAGGAAGGCCTCATCAACCTCGACTTCGCCGACGTCCGCGCCGTGATGCGCGACATGGGCAAGGCCATGATGGGCACGGGCGAAGCCTCCGGTGACAAGCGCGCCATCCAGGCTGCCGAGGCCGCCATCGCCAACCCGCTGCTGGACGAGACCTCCATGCGCGGCGCCGGCGGGCTGCTGATCTCCATCACCGGCGGCAAGGACATGACCCTGTTCGAGGTGGACGAGGCGGCGACCCGCATCCGCGAGGAAGTGGACCCCGACGCCAACATCATCCTCGGCGCCACCTTCGACGAGATGCTCGACGGCATCATCCGCGTCTCGGTGGTGGCCACCGGCATCGATCCGGCGGTGATCCCCGAGCAGCTCCAGCCGGTCGCCGACCGCTTCCCCGAGCTCGCCGGTCGCAAGATCTCCAACGCCGGCCGGGCTGCCGTCGAGGCGACCCGCGAGGCGCAGATCCGCAGCGCCGTCGCCGCGATCCAGGCCGAGGACCTGATCGCCATGGAGGACGCCGCGCAGAAGGCGCAGGCGCCGCAGGGCTATGCCCCGCAGGCTCCGCAGGGGTACGCGTCTCAGGCCTATGCCCCCCAGACCCAGCAGGCCCCGGCCGAACGCGCCGTCGCCATCGACGACGTGACCATCCGCACCGCGCCGCCCAAGCCCACCTATTTCGCCGAGCCGGAGCCCGCGCCCCAGCCCGCGCCGATGGTGGAGGACGAGTTCGCCCCCTACATCCCGCCGGCCGGCCAGCGTCCGCGGTCCCCGCGCATGCCCCGCGTCGACGAGCTGCCGCTGCCCGCGCAGAACCAGATCCGCGCCCAGCGGGGCGAGCCGCCGGTGGAGCAGGCCCAGCCCGACAAGAAGCGCATGACGCTGCTGCAGCGTCTCGCCCACGTCGGTCGCCGCGAGGAGCCGGAACCCGAGCCCGCGCGCCGCGAGCAGCCCAGCATGCGCGCCCCCGAGCGCCGTCCCGAGCAGCAGCGCCCCGATCCCCGCGCCGAAAGCCGCGGCGAGCCCCGCGATGCCCGCCCGACCATGCCCTCGCGCGGTGGTGAGCCGCCGGTGTCCGAGTTCGCCAAGCGCCCGCCCATGCGGCCGGCCGCCGAGGTGCCCTCGCGTCCCGGCCCGCACCATGACGACGACCAGCTGGAAATCCCGGCGTTCCTGCGCCGCCAGGCGAACTGA
- the lpxC gene encoding UDP-3-O-acyl-N-acetylglucosamine deacetylase — protein sequence MQTTLAREIALKGVGVHAGVEATITLKPASANTGVVFIRSFADQAPRKATVSRRSVQATDLATVLGDRSGALVSTVEHVLAALSGLGVDNATVEIDGPEVPILDGSAGDFVAAIDAAGVAEVRGRRKFLKVLKPVRVENGASFGELLPYEAGFRLEVEIEFGHEMIGRQRFAATMSPAVFRRELASARTFGFLKDVERLRAAGYARGAALENTVCLDEGGVLNPEGLRFSDEFVRHKALDAVGDLALAGMPLLARYRSFRGGHKLNFQVVDALLADRANYAIVEAPVRPVRDTVGAEIGVSSPVPVFAPEI from the coding sequence ATGCAGACCACTCTGGCTCGCGAGATTGCACTGAAGGGTGTCGGCGTACACGCCGGGGTCGAGGCGACCATCACCCTTAAGCCCGCGTCCGCGAACACTGGTGTCGTCTTCATCCGCTCCTTCGCCGATCAGGCGCCCCGCAAGGCCACCGTCAGCCGCCGCTCCGTACAGGCCACCGACCTCGCCACCGTGCTCGGCGATCGCTCCGGCGCTCTTGTCTCCACCGTCGAACATGTCCTCGCGGCCCTGAGCGGCCTCGGCGTGGACAATGCCACGGTCGAGATCGACGGCCCGGAAGTGCCGATTCTCGACGGCAGCGCGGGCGATTTCGTGGCCGCCATCGACGCCGCCGGCGTCGCCGAGGTGCGCGGCCGCCGCAAGTTCCTCAAGGTGCTCAAGCCCGTCCGCGTCGAGAATGGCGCGTCCTTCGGCGAGCTTCTCCCCTACGAGGCCGGCTTCCGCCTCGAGGTGGAGATCGAGTTCGGCCACGAGATGATCGGCCGCCAGCGCTTCGCCGCCACCATGTCTCCGGCCGTGTTCCGCCGTGAGCTGGCTTCGGCCCGCACCTTCGGCTTCCTCAAGGATGTGGAGCGCCTGCGCGCCGCCGGCTACGCCCGTGGCGCTGCCCTGGAAAACACCGTCTGCCTAGACGAAGGCGGCGTGCTGAACCCCGAGGGTCTGCGCTTCTCCGACGAATTCGTCCGCCACAAGGCGCTCGACGCGGTGGGCGACCTCGCCCTCGCCGGCATGCCCCTGCTGGCCCGCTACCGCTCCTTCCGTGGCGGCCACAAGCTGAACTTCCAGGTGGTGGACGCCCTCCTCGCCGACCGCGCCAACTACGCCATCGTCGAGGCTCCGGTCCGGCCCGTCCGCGACACCGTGGGTGCCGAGATCGGCGTGTCCAGCCCGGTGCCGGTGTTCGCTCCGGAAATCTGA
- a CDS encoding outer membrane protein assembly factor BamD, which translates to MRFLNDVLPTRTLFRSGALALGLLRGGALVLAVAMGLLVSGCASDKDDTIPPDEPAEKIYNEGLTLLRRQEPEKAARRFEDVDKSHPYSEWARKALLMTTYSYFEAGKYDEAIGIGKRYIALYPGSADAAYAQYLVASALYENIPDITRDQRKTRQALDALEDVVRKYPNTEYAATAKKKIEVARDQLAGKEMAIGRYYLEQRNYTGAINRFKVVVTQYQTTRQVEEALYRLTECYMAMGIIGEAQTAAAVLGYNFPDSTWYKDAYRLVQSGGGEPQENKASWISQAFKKMGLG; encoded by the coding sequence ATGCGATTCTTGAATGATGTCCTGCCCACGCGCACGCTTTTCCGCAGCGGCGCGCTGGCGCTCGGTCTGCTGCGCGGCGGCGCGCTGGTGCTGGCGGTGGCCATGGGCCTGCTGGTGTCCGGCTGCGCCAGCGACAAGGACGACACCATTCCGCCCGATGAGCCGGCCGAGAAGATCTACAACGAGGGCCTGACCCTGCTGCGCCGGCAGGAGCCGGAAAAGGCCGCCCGGCGATTCGAGGATGTGGACAAGTCCCATCCCTATTCGGAGTGGGCCCGCAAGGCGCTCCTCATGACCACCTATTCCTATTTCGAGGCCGGCAAGTACGACGAGGCCATCGGCATCGGAAAGCGCTACATCGCGCTCTACCCCGGCTCGGCGGACGCCGCCTACGCGCAATATCTCGTCGCCTCGGCGCTCTACGAGAATATTCCCGACATCACCCGCGACCAGCGCAAGACGCGTCAGGCGCTCGATGCGCTGGAAGACGTGGTGCGCAAGTATCCCAACACGGAATACGCCGCCACCGCCAAGAAGAAGATCGAGGTCGCCCGCGACCAGCTCGCCGGCAAGGAGATGGCCATTGGCCGCTACTATCTGGAGCAGCGCAATTACACGGGGGCCATCAACCGTTTCAAGGTGGTCGTGACGCAATACCAGACCACGCGCCAGGTTGAGGAAGCCCTCTACCGCCTCACCGAGTGCTACATGGCCATGGGTATTATCGGTGAAGCGCAGACCGCCGCCGCCGTGCTTGGCTATAACTTCCCCGACAGTACGTGGTATAAGGACGCCTACAGGCTGGTTCAGTCCGGAGGGGGCGAGCCGCAGGAAAACAAGGCGTCCTGGATCAGCCAGGCGTTCAAGAAGATGGGGCTCGGCTGA